Proteins from a genomic interval of Channa argus isolate prfri chromosome 11, Channa argus male v1.0, whole genome shotgun sequence:
- the LOC137136206 gene encoding dynein regulatory complex subunit 4-like, with product MIETNKAQRRWHISKKHLEETKARIREKLWLKQDAQRRQLAEVQECQQKLIQLETSQHNVICELKLDTIAKTSKTQKEYVESEVELQGKTHLLQVDKREKQSCTGILMRNLKQKQDNELTELKESYKQRASEMEANYDQKVEIMVNEYRTKSISEIQQIDLRMKHLEFEKKKLKQLNSRIATAVQKNKHLRESLQTMEEVSKKSYQELVDKRRSMAQTLKRDKNITVRILEESRDLSFKQQQLESEYAQVEQDYEELKRKHTEATLAKQQKSELRALVLKRQVKAMEEIKERDQLKLWVALAFGQGDKTATENIKELFESKDTTNKDLKDDFYQELQELRALCISKDSSDQKEALGLKPAGADSAQ from the exons ATGATAGAGACAAACAAGGCCCAAAGACGCTGGCATATAAGCAAGAAGCACCTGGAGGAGACCAAGGCCAGGATAAGAGAAAAACTCTGGTTGAAACAAGACGCACAGAGACGTCAGCTAGCAGAAGTTCAA GAGTGTCAGCAGAAGCTGATACAGTTGGAGACTTCACAACACAATGTGATCTGTGAACTAAAGCTGGACACCATCGCCAAAACGTCTAAGACCCAGAAAGAATATGTGGAGTCGGAAGTCGAGCTTCAGGGGAAAACGCACCTTTTACAGGTggacaaaagagagaaacagtCCTGCACTGGAATCCTCATGAGGAATCTCAAGCAG AAACAAGACAACGAACTGACAGAACTAAAGGAGAGCTACAAACAGCGGGCAAGCG aaatggaGGCCAATTATGACCAAAAAGTCGAAATTATGGTGAACGAGTACAGGACAAAATCAATCTCTGAGATCCAACAGATCGATCTGAGAATG AAGCATCTTGAATTTGAGAAGAAAAAGTTGAAGCAACTGAATAGTAGAATAGCCACAgctgtgcagaaaaacaaacacctgcGCGAGTCTCTGCAGACAATGGAGGAAGTTTCCAAAAAGAGCTACCAAGAGCTGGTTGACAAAAGACGTTCCATGGCACAGACATTAAAG AGGGACAAGAATATTACTGTACGTATACTGGAGGAGAGTCGTGATCTGTCCTTTAAGCAACAGCAGTTAGAGTCGGAATATGCACAG GTTGAGCAGGATTATGAAGAGCTGAAGAGGAAGCACACTGAGGCCACTCTGgcaaaacagcagaaaagtgAGTTGAGGGCCTTGGTGCTGAAGCGGCAGGTAAAGGCTATGGAAGAAATTAAGGAAAGGGACCAGCTTAAACTCTGGGTGGCACTTGCCTTTGGACAGGGAGACAAAACTGCGACTGAAAACATCAAg GAACTATTTGAGTCCAAAGACACCACCAACAAAGATTTGAAGGATGACTTCTATCAAGAATTACAG GAACTGAGGGCCTTGTGCATCTCTAAGGACAGCTCAGACCAAAAAGAGGCCCTGGGACTAAAGCCTGCTGGTGCCGATTCTGCACAGTGA